In Methanothermobacter tenebrarum, the sequence TGTATTCTCCCCACCTTGTCGTGGATTTTCTCATTAAAGCATGGGTGGGCCTTTGTTATGTGTGCGAATCTTGTCTGGCGTGGTATAACCATCCTATTCAACTCCTTATCTCCCTGGTCATCTTATATGCTTTTTTTATCCATTCTTCCTGGAGTATTTCGTCGGTGCATACCATTGCTATTATATTATCCTCTGAGATGTCCCTTATGACGCGGAAGCCTTCCGGTATTATCCTGAAGATTGCATCATATATTTTCTTTTTGAGGGTCTCTTGGGGGTCGTGGACCATTAAACCTTCTAGTTTGACTGTGGGATCTTCGATTATTATCTCGAATCTTGTTGGTTGTTGTATTTTTTCTCTTCCTTCTAGTCTCCAGAGTTTTTCGAGTAACTGGGGTAAGTATGTTTCATCTGTTATGCGTAGGTGGAGTTTGCCCTCTTCGTCATATTCTGGTATCGCCATATCCTCCAGGTAAATTGGTGATGCTGCCCTGGCAAATTTGACCACGATTATGAAGACCGGCTCGCGGGGGTCTGCGAATATTCGCAGATCCTCTACCGCCCTCCCAAGCTGCAACTCCTGGAGCACTTGTTTTACTACTAGTTCATATGCTTCGGCGCCTTCACGATCATAGCATTCTACTTTCATCCCCTTTCCCCTTTTCCTGTTTTGGCCATGCCTGATACGAGTAGGGCGGCTCCAACTGCCCCTATGTATTGGGAGTTTTCCGGTACTATTATGTCTATGCCTCCTAGGATGTCGCTCATGGCCTCTACCAGTCCTTCGATGAGTGATGTTCCACCTACTTGTATTACGGGTTCTCTCACGTCTATTTCCTGGAGTTGTTGTTCGTAGACTTGTTCTGCTACTGAGTGGCATGCTGCTGCTGCAACATCCTCGCGGGTGCTTCCAGCTGCTAGTGCTGTTACAAGGTCTTGTATTCCGAATACTATGCAGTAACTGTCCAGTGGCGCGTTGTGATAGTCTCCCTCTATTGCGAGGGAACCTAACTCGGTGATGTCTACTCCCAGTCTTCTCGCTGTTATCTCGAGGAATCTTCCTGAGGCTCCCGCGCAGATTCCACCCATCGTGAAGTTGTCTGGTATGCTGTCGTGTACTGTTATGACCTTGTTGTCCATTCCCCCTATGTCTATAACTGTTGCCTCACCCTTTTGGTGGTTTGCCAGGAATACCGCGCCTTTGGAGTTCACACTTAATTCTTCTTGTATTAGGTCTGCGTTGAAGCGTCTTCCTATTGTGAGTCTCCCGTATCCTGTGACTCCCATGCCATCGATGTCCCCTATTTTGTAATCTGTTTCCTTGAAGGCTTCTTTTATGCCTTCTTCCGCGGAGCTTATAACGTCTGTTGTGGGTATCCATCCTGTGCCTATGATTTCATTGTCTTCCATTAGCACTACCTTGGTTGTTGTTGAACCCGAGTCTATCCCTAATGTGAGTCCTTCCTGTTTTTCCCTTGCTAGCATGCTCTTTCTAGATACTATGGTTGAGAGCGCCTCCATTCTAATGAATAATTCATCCGCTTTGGTTCTTTCCGTGAATGAGTAGGTTACGACTGGCAGTCTCGTGTTTTGTTGGATGAATCTTCTTATCTCGTTCCTTACCAGGGCTCCTTCAGCACATCTGAAACATGTTGCTATGAACACGGCATCGGCGTCTGTTCTCCCCTCCACGACTGACATCGCCCTTGCTATCATGAGTTTTATACCCGAACTTGCACATTCAAAGCCGAATTTTTTATAAGCCTCATCTATATAATCCAGGTCCGTTTCTGGGATGACTATCTCGGCTCCGAAGGTCTCAGCCGCCCTTTCTATCTCCTTTTGAACGCCACTGTATTCTGTACCACATGATATTTGGGCTATCTTAACCATTTTCAGCCTCCAATTCATCCAGGAATGTGTTTATCTTATTAACTACTTCTATTGTCTCTTCACGACTCCTAGGATACTTTAATTCTAGTATGGGTATCCTTTTTTGTCTTAAGTAATATACACAGAGTTCATTGGTCCTCGAGCATCCCATGCAACCGAAACCGAATGGGGCGTCCTCCATGATTATGGCAGCGTCAGCCTCCTCGATTAGGGGACCGAATATTGACATCCGCCCCCTGACCCCTGATGGGACTTCTATCGCCGCATATTTAAGCCCCTTTAGGGGGTCTTCTTGTGTTATGTTGAATGGTGGCGAGTCGATCTCAGGGTCTGTCACCTTTCTCCTTATCTCCTTTTGTAGTATGAGGGGTTCGTGGCCTTTTCTCTCCACGAGATCCGCTAATATGAGAGAGTTTGGTGGGAATATTGCTATTTTCAATGTTTAATCCTCCTTTCCCTTGTGGGGGTGGGTCTTCTTGAAATCTCCCTGATGTCTGTGAATATGCCCTTTGTTATGTCCACGATGCCTATAGCCCCTATAATCTCCCCCTTTTCTTTGAGTGGGACTACTATGACTGGAGTGCCCTTGTATGGTCCCGTTTCTGGGATTTCCCTTGCAGTTTTCCCTGTTTTTAAGACCTTCTCAAGTACTGGTCCCGTGTAATTGTAGTCTAATACTTTGCCTTCTTCTATTCTGAGGCCTTTTTTTTCTCTGCTCCTTATTGTGAGGGGTAGTCGTCCTACGAGTTCGTGTATGCAGGTTGCGAGTTCTTCGAGTTCCTTCCCGGTTGATGATGGGGTTATCTCCATTTTAAACCCTCATTAGTTTCTTGGCTATCTTCTTGAAGGTGTCAACGTCTATTCTTTTTTTCTCATGGAGGCTTACCTTCTGCGGTTTGGAGAGGGCTTCACTCACATATCCTAAGAGTTTGAATTCCTTTTCGAGTTGGTGGAAGCCCTCCCTGGCACCGCCCCTATGTGCCCTGCACCTTCTAGGGTCTCCTGGTGGGAATCCCCTCTCCTTTAAGAAGATGTTGTTTGGGTCGAATTCCCTTATCTCCCTGGCAGCCCTTTCCACGAGTTCCTTTTCTCCGTGGATTAGCGCACCATAACATGTGGATTTTATTGTGAGGGGCAGGCCCATCATGTGGATCTTGTGGACGAGTTCGGCCGGGCTTAGGTTTGCATTCGGCCCTAATATTACCATCCTTGTGGATTCATCCTGGCTTTTTTTCTCTAACATAGACCGTGTCTCCTTCTTTAAATTTTTCAACATTTTCCAGGCCCTTTGTTATCCTCCCTATTATGTTTGTGGCGTTGAATGGTTCGCCTGTTGGGCCGAATTCGTCGTTGTCTTCGAGTCTTACTCCGATCAAGCCCACGTGGTGGCGTGACATGTTGGTCACTCCTAGTTCCCCTGCTTTGACGCATCCTGTTGGCGTGTTTTCTGGTATTATGCCCTTGGCTTCGCTTTTCTCGCCTTTGAACATCACTACTTTCATGCCCGGGAATGCGAAGTGGACTTCCATTGATCCTATGGGCGAGTCTATGAGTCCTGAGATCTTTTTGAAGTACCATATTGAGCGTGGTGCTTTTTCATCCATTTCTATTTCTAGGATTTTGTCTTCTTCGACGCCGAATGTTTTAACCTTTTTCTCCTTTAGGATGTCCATTGTATATTTGGGGTCTTGCCTTACTATGATGGCTTTATCGTCTTTTAGGCCATCTCTTATCTGTTCTATGCCATGTTCTTGGAGGTATTTTTCCGCTTCTTTCTGCGTCATGTTAACTGTCATTATACGGCCTGGTTCGCATTCTATTGTTATCTGGTCTCCTTGTCTTGCTATATCCACTAGTTCCATCCCATTCTGGACTGTTCCTATTAGGTTGTGTGATGGTGTTGAAACCCGGTCTTCCCTGTAGATGTATACGCGCCCTGCCCCTCGCCCCCTGTTCCTGAGGGTTACTGTCCCCCTTTTCCTCTGTTCTATGCGCTCCACGCTCTTCCTGATACCCTCCAACGCATATAATCCTATGAACGAATTTGACTCGTAGTCTACTCTGACTTTACCATCCTCTAGTAGTGAGAAGAAGTGCTCAACAGATTCTGGGGAATCATCTGTGGGTTTTACCTTGACATAAGTGAATACTTGGTTTCCATCTTCTAGTATGGTGTCAAGGTCTGTTACGGCAGCACTTTTCACTATACTTCTACGTTCTATTACAGGTTCGACTTCTTCGATGTAGTCATCTTCTGTGAGAGATAATACTGTTCTTCTGCCACCTGTTATCTTCGCAAAAACCCCCCTGTTGTATGGTGGAACCCCATATATGCTGGAGTGTTCATCTTTGCTGAATATCACGTGTGTAGATTCTGGGCTGAACCCTGAAAGGCTTAATATTACCTCGTTTTTATTATATTGGTGTTCTTGGTGTGTGGGTTCTAGGCTTGTTTTGATGGGGCCTATGGCCACTTCATCTGGTGTTGTCCATCTTATCCTTTGGCCTTTGAATTTTTTGTAATTTTCTCTCCAGGCTTTTATGAGTGGTTTGACTTTTTCATCTTCTAGTATTTCGATTATGATGCTTCCTGCTGTTGTTTTGATCCTGTATTTGTTGATGTGTTTTTCAAATTCTTCTTTTCCTTTTATGACGCTTATGACCGAACCTTTTATGTAGGGGGCTTTTGCGGCTTTTATAGCATCTTTTACTGTGGAGCCTTCTGGTAGTTCAACTTCTTGGTCGTTGATTTTAATAAGCAACTTATTCTCCCCCACTTTTTTGGGTTTCTTCTTTTATACCCATTATAATGTCCTTTTCAAAGTCGAATAGTGTCCTTTTCTCATCATCGAAGGTTATGTAGAGCTTTTTTTCGTCTATTATCTCCCCGGCGACGGTTGAGGTTATGTTAACTGATTCTAATAAGCTTATACATTCCTTTACGTTCTCCTGTTTTGCTGTGAGAACGAAACCGGCGCCTGGGTATAATCGCAGCCAATCCTCCCATTTAATGCCCTTCTTCTTGGGGATCTTCTCTAATTCGACGGTTGCACCAACATTTGACGCTTCCAGGAGCATTCCAAGAGTTCCTAGCGTCCCAGGGTTGCTTATATCCTTACCAGCTGTTAATAATCTTTTTGATGCGATTTCTTCCATGATTTTTATCTGGGCCCTTACAAGTTCCGGTTCCTTGTGGCTCGTGGTGTCCCAGTTGAGGGGAAAGCTTGGATGTTGTCTACCATCCAAATCTATACCTATTATTATCTTATCCCCTGGTTTCGCATCACAGCTTGTTATGATAGCATCCTCCGAAACTAGGCCCGTTATTGAAACGTCTAGGGCATTATAGGGGGTGTCCGGGTGCACGTGACCGCCCACCATGGGTACTCCAAATTTCTCCACGCCCTTTCTTACACCTTCCATAACCTTTCTGCAGGTTTCTTTGTCCTTTACTGATAGTACGTTAACCATTCCAATAGGCTTGCCCCCCATCGCCGCAATGTCATTGACATTAACTAGTACTGAACAGTACCCTGCCCAGTATGGGTCTGCTTCCATCAGCCTCCCCCATATACCATCGGCTGCTATTAAAAGTAGTTTACCGTCCCCGAGGCGTATTGCAGATGCGTCATCCCCAAAACTAATATATGTTTTACCTGATACCCTGTCAACTTCATTGAGTAATGATACAACCTCTCTTATGGGTTTTTTACGTGTTACTCCCTCATAATTTTTCACGGATTCTATAATTGAATCTATGTCCAATTGCCCACCTCAAAACCTTGCATTATTTTATTTCTTTTATAAGGTAGTTCACATTCATATTATTTATGATCTCTAGTATCTTCTTTTTAAAATTTTCCATATCCTCTATTTCAATTCTACGCCTTTTCTTAAAAATTTCCTCGAAGATCCTGCGACCTATTATATCATCCCATCCCTTCTCAGATTCTATTATCATGGACCCCCTTGTTTTGAAGCCCTTCTCCACCACCTTGTCAATGTCCCCGTCTGTGATCCCGATAATGGGCACATCAAACCTATAGAGTATGTCAGCTGCTACGAGGCTTGTATCATCCCCTATCGTCACAACTAAATCCGAATCTTTCAAGGCGTAGATGTCCTCCGCAGCATGATCCAGGAATGCTACCTTAAATTTCTCTTTGGGTTTTCTTGTTTCCACTTTCCTTGGTTTGATCCTATCAGATCTTCTGAGGAGTCCAGTTTTGACTATGGCCTCTTTCAAATCTACCGGCCCCAGTTTTTCAACTCCATGTTCTTTTAACTGGCCGCCGATGATCTCCTTTATTATACCATCCTCGGCGACTAATATGACATTGTCTGATGTTGCTTTGCCGATGACAATACCATTTACGAAGATATTCTCACCCTTGGACACCCCAACCAGTCTCCTGTACACTCGCTTATCAGATGGCCTATAATGTTCATCTCTAGGTATCTCTTCTATTATCTCTTCTGGTTCGACTAGTTGGAGGCCTAGTCTGTCTGCGATCTCCTTTGCAAATCTTCTGGTTGACTCGTGCCATGGGATTACCGTACCGTCTTTTTCACCAGGTCTTTCGATTTGTATAAGTTTCGGTTTTGTTTTTGTTTTCATGAAGACTTTGTAGCCGAATCCGTGGCCTGTGACCCTTGATTTACCATAATTTAATAGGAAGATTACGTCATGGCCTTCCTTTGCGAGTTTGTCTACTGATTGGCTTGGTAGTCTCTTCTTGGAGATGTCAATTAGGTTTTCTAGGTGGGCGTCGTAGACTGCTGTTCTCCCCATTGTACCCCCGAGGAGTGCCTTTACCTTCCCATATTCTTCGAGGAATTTTATTATTTTAAGAGCATATCCTGAGTCTACAATATGTGGACCGTGGACTACTACACCGATTTTCATAGGCTATCATTTCCTTTTCTTTTTTATTATCCTGGAGCCGCAGATTTCACATTCTGTCAAAGGATATTCTGGGGGGTATCTTTTTTTGCATCCTATACAGATTTTTTCCCATTGGTATATTTCATTTATCCCCTCTGTTATGACAGCCTTAAATGGCACCTTTAATATTTTCATGATGTTCTGGATGGAGTAATCGTCTGTGATCATCATCACTTTCCTTTTTTCGTTTTTTAATTGTAGTGTTAATGCTATGATCTTCTTGTCAGTATTTGACAATCTTAGGATGTCACCGGATTTTTCAGCGAGCTTCTCAGTCTTTTCAATATATTCTCTTTTTGGGTTGATTATTTTGAGGTTGCCCTCCTCTAGGGATTTTTCGAGAAATATCCTAGATTTCAGGTCTTTTAGTTCTTCCGTAACCTCCGGTATTGTATAATTTTTTTCATCGGATGGTGTGTACCCTCCTATGAATGCGGAGGAATCTAATATTTTATGATATTTCTCTACTCCCATCTTTTCACACTATTATCAAATTTATAGCATCCTATTCTCGGATTGGGTTCCTGTGGTCATCCTATTATTGTATAGGATTACTATTATCCTTTTTATTAAATTGGGCGAAAGGTTTTTAAATGCTTAAAAACATATACTCAGAATGGGTAGGGGTTAGGACATTCAAACTTATTTTGGTCGTCCAACTTGGAATCGAAGCCGCCTCCAATCCAAAGAAAAACCCTACCCCCACCATTCTACTATAACTATACTATTCCCCCTTTTGATAATAAAAACCTTCATGGATTAAGAATAAGGGTTTTGGCTATGAAGAGTAAGACAATGGAAGAGCATAAAAAAACGGCACCATCCATGATAAGATGTGCTATAATAACCCTAAGTGACTCCCAGTCACGGGAATATGGAACAGTTGAAAGACCACCATCCACCGACACCTCAGGCCAGCTACTCTACGAAAATCTAAAGGAGAAATATCAACTTATAGGATACAAGCTTATAGGTGATGATCCGAAGAGTCTCATATCAGCAGTGAATGAAATGATCCGCAAGGGTGCCATGGTAATATTCACAACTGGTGGTACAGGGATCGGGAAAAGGGATATTACCATTGAAACCTTAAGGGGATTATTCGAAAAAGAATTGGAAGGTTTCGGGGAGATCTTCAGATACGAATCATATAGAGAGTTAGGGGCTGGCGCGATCCTAACAAGGGCCACTGCAGGCATATACAAGGATTCTCTTATCATAGCACTCCCAGGCTCCCCCAATGCTGTTAAGATGGGGTTAAATATTATCCTGGATGAGCTCGGACATATCATCAAACATGTAATGGAACACACAAAAAACCGTTAAGTTTATATATGAGAACCTTCCAAGATAGGAATGCAACTTCACCCCCCCAACAACTATTTTTTTTGTTGCAAATACAGTGGCTTCCAGAGAGGGGAGACGCTTACACCTCCCCCCCAACGAAATAACTTTTCACCCCAAAAAAAAAAAAAAAAGAAATACTCTGGAAGCCACCACCCCCCAATATTTTAACCCTATCGGCAAGAAATCCCCCTATGGGGATGAAAGCCCAAAAGATACTTTTTACTTCCAGGTAGGAGGATGCGGTGTCTCATCATCCTGTAAAATTGTAGGGTGGATGGGTAGGTTTTGGGACGACCCAGAATTCGCACCTGTTAGGGTGATGCTACAGGTCGTCTGTGAAGCAGGCCTCCAATAGCTGGTGGCAGATTATCCTTATCTGTGAGAACTCCCCATATGGGGGGTGAAAGCCAAAAAATATATAACCTATAATAAAAAGATTATAACCATAAAAATACCTGGTACGGGACTGGGACGGTCCTCTGAGCCTGTGGAGATGAAAAAACTCATCATTGAAGCAGGAAACCCCCCAATGGGGGGGTAGTCCACAAACAAAAAATATTGTAACATGAAAATCCTAGTAATATATTATTCCCGGAGTGGGAATACCCAAAAGATTGGGGAAAAAATAGCATCAGAACTTGGATGCGACATCGAAAAAATAGAGGATACACAAGACCGTTCAGGGATAATAGGATTCCTAAGATCAGCATACCAGGCCATAAGGGGAAAAGACACAACATTAAAACCCTATAATAAAAACCCCCAAGACTATGACCTTGTAATCATAGGGACACCCATATGGGCCAGTAGACCATCAATCCCCATAAGCACCTACCTAAAAGAAAACAAGGGAAAATTTAAGGACGTGGCTTTCTTCTGCACCTATCGTGGCACAGGACTCAAGGATACGATAGAGGCCATGAAAGAGATAACAGGCAAGGAACCAACCGCAACCCTAGATGTTACAGATTCAGAGATAAAAAAAGGAGCCTATGATCATAAGATAGAATCCTTCATAAAAAATGTTAAAAAAGGGGGTTAGGGCGAGTCTATATCCCTAAAGTAGGGTTTTATGTCAATGACATAGGAACCATCAACAGCATCCAAACCCCTAACAGTAAGATCACAACCCTCCAACTTCTTCAATTCAACAAGACACAAACCTATCGGATTAGGCCTTGAAGGGGCTCTAGTCGAGAAAACACCCCTCTTTTTCCCGCCACCCCGTGGTATAACCTTAAGAATGTTACGCTCAGCCCGGTCCAA encodes:
- a CDS encoding methanogenesis marker 17 protein; this encodes MKVECYDREGAEAYELVVKQVLQELQLGRAVEDLRIFADPREPVFIIVVKFARAASPIYLEDMAIPEYDEEGKLHLRITDETYLPQLLEKLWRLEGREKIQQPTRFEIIIEDPTVKLEGLMVHDPQETLKKKIYDAIFRIIPEGFRVIRDISEDNIIAMVCTDEILQEEWIKKAYKMTREIRS
- a CDS encoding methanogenesis marker 15 protein, whose protein sequence is MVKIAQISCGTEYSGVQKEIERAAETFGAEIVIPETDLDYIDEAYKKFGFECASSGIKLMIARAMSVVEGRTDADAVFIATCFRCAEGALVRNEIRRFIQQNTRLPVVTYSFTERTKADELFIRMEALSTIVSRKSMLAREKQEGLTLGIDSGSTTTKVVLMEDNEIIGTGWIPTTDVISSAEEGIKEAFKETDYKIGDIDGMGVTGYGRLTIGRRFNADLIQEELSVNSKGAVFLANHQKGEATVIDIGGMDNKVITVHDSIPDNFTMGGICAGASGRFLEITARRLGVDITELGSLAIEGDYHNAPLDSYCIVFGIQDLVTALAAGSTREDVAAAACHSVAEQVYEQQLQEIDVREPVIQVGGTSLIEGLVEAMSDILGGIDIIVPENSQYIGAVGAALLVSGMAKTGKGERG
- a CDS encoding methanogenesis marker 5 protein; protein product: MKIAIFPPNSLILADLVERKGHEPLILQKEIRRKVTDPEIDSPPFNITQEDPLKGLKYAAIEVPSGVRGRMSIFGPLIEEADAAIIMEDAPFGFGCMGCSRTNELCVYYLRQKRIPILELKYPRSREETIEVVNKINTFLDELEAENG
- a CDS encoding DUF2111 domain-containing protein; amino-acid sequence: MEITPSSTGKELEELATCIHELVGRLPLTIRSREKKGLRIEEGKVLDYNYTGPVLEKVLKTGKTAREIPETGPYKGTPVIVVPLKEKGEIIGAIGIVDITKGIFTDIREISRRPTPTRERRIKH
- a CDS encoding methanogenesis marker 6 protein, whose amino-acid sequence is MLKNLKKETRSMLEKKSQDESTRMVILGPNANLSPAELVHKIHMMGLPLTIKSTCYGALIHGEKELVERAAREIREFDPNNIFLKERGFPPGDPRRCRAHRGGAREGFHQLEKEFKLLGYVSEALSKPQKVSLHEKKRIDVDTFKKIAKKLMRV
- the mmp3 gene encoding methyl-coenzyme M reductase-associated protein Mmp3 → MLIKINDQEVELPEGSTVKDAIKAAKAPYIKGSVISVIKGKEEFEKHINKYRIKTTAGSIIIEILEDEKVKPLIKAWRENYKKFKGQRIRWTTPDEVAIGPIKTSLEPTHQEHQYNKNEVILSLSGFSPESTHVIFSKDEHSSIYGVPPYNRGVFAKITGGRRTVLSLTEDDYIEEVEPVIERRSIVKSAAVTDLDTILEDGNQVFTYVKVKPTDDSPESVEHFFSLLEDGKVRVDYESNSFIGLYALEGIRKSVERIEQRKRGTVTLRNRGRGAGRVYIYREDRVSTPSHNLIGTVQNGMELVDIARQGDQITIECEPGRIMTVNMTQKEAEKYLQEHGIEQIRDGLKDDKAIIVRQDPKYTMDILKEKKVKTFGVEEDKILEIEMDEKAPRSIWYFKKISGLIDSPIGSMEVHFAFPGMKVVMFKGEKSEAKGIIPENTPTGCVKAGELGVTNMSRHHVGLIGVRLEDNDEFGPTGEPFNATNIIGRITKGLENVEKFKEGDTVYVREKKPG
- a CDS encoding methanogenesis marker 2 protein is translated as MDIDSIIESVKNYEGVTRKKPIREVVSLLNEVDRVSGKTYISFGDDASAIRLGDGKLLLIAADGIWGRLMEADPYWAGYCSVLVNVNDIAAMGGKPIGMVNVLSVKDKETCRKVMEGVRKGVEKFGVPMVGGHVHPDTPYNALDVSITGLVSEDAIITSCDAKPGDKIIIGIDLDGRQHPSFPLNWDTTSHKEPELVRAQIKIMEEIASKRLLTAGKDISNPGTLGTLGMLLEASNVGATVELEKIPKKKGIKWEDWLRLYPGAGFVLTAKQENVKECISLLESVNITSTVAGEIIDEKKLYITFDDEKRTLFDFEKDIIMGIKEETQKSGGE
- a CDS encoding DUF2117 domain-containing protein: MKIGVVVHGPHIVDSGYALKIIKFLEEYGKVKALLGGTMGRTAVYDAHLENLIDISKKRLPSQSVDKLAKEGHDVIFLLNYGKSRVTGHGFGYKVFMKTKTKPKLIQIERPGEKDGTVIPWHESTRRFAKEIADRLGLQLVEPEEIIEEIPRDEHYRPSDKRVYRRLVGVSKGENIFVNGIVIGKATSDNVILVAEDGIIKEIIGGQLKEHGVEKLGPVDLKEAIVKTGLLRRSDRIKPRKVETRKPKEKFKVAFLDHAAEDIYALKDSDLVVTIGDDTSLVAADILYRFDVPIIGITDGDIDKVVEKGFKTRGSMIIESEKGWDDIIGRRIFEEIFKKRRRIEIEDMENFKKKILEIINNMNVNYLIKEIK
- a CDS encoding NOB1 family endonuclease, producing MGVEKYHKILDSSAFIGGYTPSDEKNYTIPEVTEELKDLKSRIFLEKSLEEGNLKIINPKREYIEKTEKLAEKSGDILRLSNTDKKIIALTLQLKNEKRKVMMITDDYSIQNIMKILKVPFKAVITEGINEIYQWEKICIGCKKRYPPEYPLTECEICGSRIIKKKRK
- a CDS encoding MogA/MoaB family molybdenum cofactor biosynthesis protein; the protein is MKSKTMEEHKKTAPSMIRCAIITLSDSQSREYGTVERPPSTDTSGQLLYENLKEKYQLIGYKLIGDDPKSLISAVNEMIRKGAMVIFTTGGTGIGKRDITIETLRGLFEKELEGFGEIFRYESYRELGAGAILTRATAGIYKDSLIIALPGSPNAVKMGLNIILDELGHIIKHVMEHTKNR
- a CDS encoding flavodoxin family protein — translated: MKILVIYYSRSGNTQKIGEKIASELGCDIEKIEDTQDRSGIIGFLRSAYQAIRGKDTTLKPYNKNPQDYDLVIIGTPIWASRPSIPISTYLKENKGKFKDVAFFCTYRGTGLKDTIEAMKEITGKEPTATLDVTDSEIKKGAYDHKIESFIKNVKKGG
- the tsaA gene encoding tRNA (N6-threonylcarbamoyladenosine(37)-N6)-methyltransferase TrmO encodes the protein MIVLKPVGVVRSPYKDVSEAPSQGIYAREDSVIHIFPEFQEALDGIIRYKHFFILYWLDRAERNILKVIPRGGGKKRGVFSTRAPSRPNPIGLCLVELKKLEGCDLTVRGLDAVDGSYVIDIKPYFRDIDSP